The region atatatatatatatatatatatatatatatatatatatatatatatatatatatatatatatatatatatatatatatatatatatatatatatataaaccacacACTATTTacagttttataaaaaaatatatataacacataacttaAACATATGAGAAAGATTATGGATCTCACTTTAGAAAAAGATAAAAACTTTAGTAATTAACAAGGTGACTGATTTTGTTTCGCAAGGCATTTTTATGACCCAAAGTCTCGTTGAATTTCAATATATAACATTCAAATATAAGACCTAAACTCAAAATCATGGTGACCCCGTGGTGTTGTCAATTATGATACATAAGATCACTCAAACTTTCTTAATTGAACGATCATACAAGCGTGACAACGTCCCAAAATCTCGTCGATTATCTAGTAACTATTTTAATTAACCGGACATGTTAATTTTTAACGACCCAAACAAAGTGCAGCTTTAACGTCTAATCTCCATGCATATCCACCACCCATCCTCCACGCGTCACACGGCACCGTTAGGGTTGAAGAATTCGTACCACGCCGGCACGTGACCCTCACACTGCACGTGAACGCCGCCGGGTAAGGGTAACCCATACCCTCCTTCCTTACCagaaccaccaccacctcctcgcCTCCAGCCATCTCCCTATACGCCTTGTTCGTCCACACCACCCTGTCTTCCCCGTCCGATATGAACCCCGGACATGTGTCACTCTCCATCTCCGTCCACCTTACCCACCCCTTGTCTACAAACGTCTCGGCCACCCATTCCACCTTCACGGACGACAGTACCGTTTGCTGTCTCTCCGGCGGTGTTTCATTGCTGTTCTTGAAGCTTAACCAGATCGGGGATGATATCTTCTTGACGGGGAGAATATTATCGAGGTTTTCACTCGACGTAGAGTTGGCCGGTGAATTCTCCTTCCGATCTGGCGTCTCCGGCATCAACGACAGCGTCACCATCGCGTCACCACCACTGGAAACTACTTCCCTGGGCTGAAACGATGACGTTGACACCTTTCTTTCTTTAACTTCATTATCCTTATTCCTGTTGTTTCCCTTCACCCTAACGTACTTCCTCTTCACTCCGCCACTTTTACCACCCTTCTCCATCGTGGAGTCACCGGAACCCGACCCAGAAGCCACCGGTTTTGGTGCAATTGGTCTGAACTTGAGCATCATCCTGTCCACCATCGATATGTCATACAACCCACCACCAACGTGCCTCGcaacacaaccaccaccaccaccaccaccgaaaCCGCCGTGTCTGGTGTACCTCACATCCATATCCACACGTTAATCCAAAATCCTTTCTTTTTGAATATAATTAATCTCGGTGTCGTTTTTTGCTTATAACATAATTGAATGATTTTTCGGAGATGGGGGGTACAGTATATAAAGACATCTCCGGTGAATCGGCCGCGTGTGTGAGAGAAAAGCAACACGTGTGACGACACTGGTTGGAACAGCACAGATAGGTGATAGGTGATTGGAATTTAGCCGTTTAAGGGAAAGGGAAACGTAACAGGAAGTATCTTGTGGGGTCAGCGATCGGATGCAACCAATGCGGATCCGATACGTGCCTAACTCGGCCATTTGAAACAACCAATGAGGCTCAGGTACGTGCCCAGTTTTGGCAATGGAGGAGGGGCACGTAAGGCACTGCTCCCTCGATTTTCGTGTTGTAAGAACAGGGATTGTAGAGTGGGTGAAATGGGTTTAAGTTGGACACGTGGACGTCCCTCGACGTATTCAGTTCAAATgttatttctttttgtttttaaattaaaaacattTTGATTTCGCCGGATTATTGCGACTTTATCACATattatattagattatatatgaTCTACCTAAATCATTTGTTTCAAGGGATTGGTTTATATATGGTTTAAAATCTTAACCTTCAATTCAACATGAGGTGCCACCTTAAGTTTATCCCACAACATTAATTAATAGTAGAGTCATGCATGTCATTGGATAAAATTCAACAACTCAAATTAAATAAGTATATCTTTCCAATGATCAAGCTAGACAACCGACTATCGAATACCACGGATTCAATTCCAAAACCCTTCTTCGAACCAAAATGTTAATATTGATCAACCTAGCGAGGAATAATATTTAGAAATTCACTCAACTTCAAATACAACCACGCTCACAAATGTGACAAGTACAACAAAAAGAGTTTAAGGTCGATATTTGATTGGAAAAATGGAGGCTATCATCTGAtaaattgttttattatttatatttggtCTTTAAAACCTAATTATTTTGCTAAGATGATATTGATTATAGTACGTTAAACATTTATTCTATGATTGGATATTTGTGTTAAAATTTCTTAGTCTTTTTTATCATTCTTTTTATTTATACTATTTATCATAATTTTGAAATAGAGCAGCAACACGAACTAAACGATAATATTATAGTAATTAATTAGTGATTAAGATTTTGTGTGTCGTCATGATGTTTTGTaagttaaattttgacaattgtattaattaaatttaggtaTCGTTACATTTGTCGGTGGATAAAAATACAATATCGGTATGGCTGACTAACTCCAATATATAATCGAATaaacatgtattatatgtgactAAATTCatacaaacatacataacaaTAAACACGAAAATGTAAAGAACAGAAATTTATACGGACTCGtatataaaaataagtaaataagaaTTTTTTGTAAGTTAACGAACGGAAAttcaaataatttaaaacatattACATGTATCTTGACTCATGCGTagaaagcataaataaaaataagtatggaaatgtaaaataaaaaaaatccgttAAAACGTAGACATACTCGAATACATACAGACGTGTACATgaaaaaataaagtttttttttaattaatgaacgAAATTTCTAAATTTAAGACAAAATGTTGACCACCTCGAATATATATCGACAAATATATAGAAATAAGCACGTAAAAATTAGTTTTTTACGTTAACAAACAAAAGTTATTAAAGAAAATCAAATTATGCATACTACGTGAGATAAACATGAAAGTTCACAAAATGGACGGGTTGAAAGTATTATtttacaaagttttttttttataaattataaatagatTAATAAAAAAACAGTGTTTAATACATATCGACGGAAGACAAACGAGCAACAAGCTGCGACGCTAGCCATTTCTGAATGAAAATAttattttacaaaatattttaaaaattagaGGGGTGACAAGTGTTAGTGGAAACATCCACATGTAACTTCCCAAATTTTCAacaaaatttttctttttaaaataagatTTAAACAACCCAATACCATTTTCACAAAAAGGAACATAATATTCATTGTTTCAATCATCATAAAACATATTAACAAAGGTACAATAGCGAAAGTCTCAAAAACATGATCAACCAGATGCAAGTATAGTCACGTTGCTCCCTTTCATTTCTCACCAGAACAATATGAAAATATTTAACTTTAAACGtgagcacaaaacttagtgagttctccagtATACTAAATATTCCACTACATATACAATGCATACCCTTGCGAATGTTATAGTTCAAATATAGTCTCACAAAATACAAATGTTATAGTCTAAATATAATCACTCATACAAATGCTATACTCCAACTATAGTCTTCCATATGCATTCCTATAGTCTAACTATAGTCTTTTACACAATGTTATAATCTAATAATAGTCTTTCATACAATGTTATAGTCTAACTATAGTCTTTCATATAATGTTATGGTCTAACTATAGTCTTTCAATCACACTGACATCATACCACTCAATGGACATCTAATGTTACACATAACATAGTGAAAAAACTCACATTAAGCTAGAAGTCTGAGTCTCCCACATAGACTCCTCAAACGATCCAAATAGCGTGAACCACCTAAGTTCACCATACGAAGTGAAACACCTAGATTTCAAGTATTCGTTTTTACCCTTGAATTAtgttaattttgcaagtttagtccctaatggAAATTTTGTAAATTTGAAGACCTtaggagtacgcagggcgtactccggagcGCCTTAGAACGTTGAGCGTACGCAATCAGagggaaaaccctaaaatttagattttggaccctatttaagctcactTATGGCCTCAAGCACCTTTTTACCTTTAGCTTCTCTCCTTATCTCGAAAACCCTAAGAGTGCCTGTGCTTGTGAAGCTTGTTTGAGCCATTTTGGTGCAATTTTGGAGCTCTTGGAGTAAAAGGAAGATCATTGAAGTGGTGGTGTTGTACTCAAGGCTTTGGATTCAGCAGTTAGCCCCCCTTGTGCAGCttatggaggtaaaaagcttcaaacttgatgATAAAACCTCTTTGATCTAGTTTTGCTCAAGTCGTTTCCTTTTTTATCCCAAACTTAGCCTTTGTGAGTAGGAGGTACTCCAAggcatttgagttgtcctttcagggGTTCTTAGGGttgttaagtcataaagttgaGTTCTTGGTCACTAGTTTTTCCCCATGCATGTGCTAtatggtcttaatgggttaagaggcTATGGCTTTTTGGTTTAAAGGACTTATTAGTTATGCTaggccataaagttggaaactttatggcttaGGACATCTCATatgacctagatctgaagtttggacatTGGTGCTTAAGAGATTTAGCACTTGGTTAAGAAGTTGGCAAGCAACCTCATACGTAGGGCGTATCGAAGGGTACATTGAGCGTACGAGGTCAGCGCCCATCCTCCGCTCAACTgcaaggtacgccccgcgtacatgagGAGTACTCCCCGCGTACTGACTGATTCAACCCGATTAACtcggttgactttgacctaagGGCATATTAGGTATTTGGATGGTAGCCtaagttttgatgggttttatttGTAAAGGTGATCGGTAGTGTGATTTTCGGAGCAACATGTCAGTTCAGCTTTTCGCCTGTCTGTgacgtgagtcttctcaccacccTAAGTAAGCCGAAGGTACCAAGGCCAACCCACTGTATTATATGAGTAGGATTTCATGTTATCGTATGATTTTGTTGTGCTTATATGTTTTATGCATTGCGCTATATGGGATTGAAGTTATTACGGAATTGGGATTGATACAGACCCGGGGGTTCATACGGATCCGACATAACTATATGTTGTAATTCGGGTTGATATGGACCCGAGGGTTGATACGGACGTGACACAGCTACATGTTGTTATttgatatgtatgttgtatgtggtagtttgggaagcTCACTAcgctttatgcttacaatttgCGTTTATGGTTACAGGTACCTCCAATTCCAAAGGGAAAGGCCCAAAGTAATAGCACAACATCCtccacctatgatttccgcacatGATATTTTGTACACTGACGTTTTGGAATATTGTAATGAATGATGGTTTTTGATACAATCAATGAATggaaattaatgttttaaaatgaaaattttggcactggttttgggtcgttacaagttggtatcaaagccttgataaGAAAAAGAATATGGATTTTTGAAAAAGATTCTTTTAAGTAAAAGGTGGAGTgcaatgcgtgcaatcagccgagctcaagtaagtttttcccaAGTTACCCATACTTATGTGTTGTGATTAGTATGCTTGATGTGTAAACTGCATTCTAGATTAAagctaaggataccttcaggaaCCATATCATAGAATTGCTTGATTTGTGTAATGCCATATAGCTCAGTAGAATTGGATGCCATGTACTACTTGGAATTGCTATCGACTTAGTTATTTGTTAAGTCTATGCTTTCAAAGTTATATGTGATTAGGATTGTATAGCcatagaatgattgatttagcctcatttcttgttccttgtttggttgtggacttagggtagaatcttCATTCAACAGGTTGAGACAGGCCAAGAATGCAACCAAaatctcttcttcttcatttttgtCTTCTTCATTTTCTTGTTATATCGAAGGTAAAATCTAGGCCTATTGAGGGTTCGGATGGTCTAGAATAACCACTTTAAACTATTGTATCCTGGGAAACAAACATCCGGTAGTGAGCGAATTTCTTTTAAGGACAATGTGTTAAACACATgcctcaattttttttttcatgttttcttgtTTGTTTTTCGTACATAAACATAATATTATTCCTAGAATCTTAAAACAAAATTCGCTTGTACGAATTGAACTAGAAATCGGAAACAATTTTACTTGCATTATTTTGATACTGTACGATTTTCATAAAAAAtggattgttttgtgattttgaagcacatttagtcattaattcattaagacatttTTTTGTTAAGTATCAAATTTTCCAGCTTAGGTACTGATTCCATTAAGTAGCTAATGGGTTAAGAAGCTAGCTTAACTTAAAAACACAATTTACGTGTTGCTATGAAATGCTCTAATGTGTCacaatctttgaaaaatcataacattGTCATGGATGCTCAATTTTTGTTGAAACCAATTCTAAAAGTTTGGTATACGAGTCTACATCATTTCATTAATTTTGGCCAAAAGCTGGAAACAACCCTAACTAGGATGAAAAATACGGTTTCCACTAACTGGTTAGGTTTTTAGCAGCTATGATacacagttttgtaaaattcataataaattgTAGAAAATTCGTATGAAATTATGAAAGTAGTCCCTAGAAAGCTGAGAGATAGGGCTACTGGACTATGAACTTAGATTGCATTTTTTACAGGTTTAAGTGGGGCTAAAGCAGTCTTAAACAGACTgcattgttttgtgaaaaacaaaAACG is a window of Lactuca sativa cultivar Salinas chromosome 1, Lsat_Salinas_v11, whole genome shotgun sequence DNA encoding:
- the LOC111898188 gene encoding uncharacterized protein LOC111898188, with protein sequence MDVRYTRHGGFGGGGGGGCVARHVGGGLYDISMVDRMMLKFRPIAPKPVASGSGSGDSTMEKGGKSGGVKRKYVRVKGNNRNKDNEVKERKVSTSSFQPREVVSSGGDAMVTLSLMPETPDRKENSPANSTSSENLDNILPVKKISSPIWLSFKNSNETPPERQQTVLSSVKVEWVAETFVDKGWVRWTEMESDTCPGFISDGEDRVVWTNKAYREMAGGEEVVVVLVRKEGMGYPYPAAFTCSVRVTCRRGTNSSTLTVPCDAWRMGGGYAWRLDVKAALCLGR